The Calonectris borealis chromosome 6, bCalBor7.hap1.2, whole genome shotgun sequence genome contains the following window.
ttctttctcccccccttctttctttctcccccccttctttctttctcccccccttctttctttctccccccttctttctttctccccccttctttctttctcccccccttctttctttctcccccccttctttctttctcccccccttctttctttctcccccccttctttctttctcccccccttctttctttctccccccctttctttctttctccccccccttctttcttccccccccttctttcttccccccccttctttcttccccccccttctttcttccccccccttctttcttccccccccttctttcttccccccccttctttcttccccccccttctttcttccccccccttctttcttcccccccccttctttcttccccccccttctttctttccccccccttctttctttccccccccttctttctttcccccccttctttctttccccccccttctttcttcccccccccttctttctttcccccccgccttctttctttccccccctttctgTAGTATTGTATAGCTAAAGTATATTTCACAGTGATCTTCTTCTGTCATAGGTTAACCAGCTGCAGCATGAACTGTCAAAGAAGGATGACCTGCTTCGTATTGTTTCGATTGCTTCCGAGGAGAGTGAAACAGATTCCAGCTGTTCCACACCACTTCGTTTCAATGAATCTTTCAATGTATCACACGATCTATTGCAGCTGGATGTCTTGCAAGATAAACTCAgagagctggaagaggagaaCCTTGCTCTCCGATCCAAGGTATATCCAACTTACAGCGTATACTATGTATGCTGGAGATGAAATGAATCAGGATggttaaaaaaatccagcttctgGTTTCTCTTGAAGCACATGATTATTTTGTATTGCTGTATACAAATCATACCCAAACactttccctccaccccccatATCCTTCTGTTTCCTTCACTACTCCTCTTGTCTCCAGAGTCGTCTAGTAGTCCTTCCTCAATGCCTTTATGGTATGCGAAAGAATATGGGAACATATGTAAGCACCCAGCAAAAGTACTTGAACCCATCAGGCCCTCAAGCTTGTGCGACCTGTTTTGATATAAATCTGACTGCAATTAGTAGTAGTATTTTGGGAATTCCATTACATTTTTGTCAGCCTATATTCAGTGTTAAGGGCTAATAAGCTTCTACTCAAATTCTTTTAAAGACGCACTTAGTTTTGACTATGTTATTAGTCTCTGTATTTTAATTGGTCTCTCTTGTGTATAAAACATGAATACAGGCACTGTGCCTTTACAAGGATAGAGACTAAATGGCCAGACAAAATAATGGCTATAAAAGTCATGGAACCAACAGCAAAGGTTACAAGAATCGGAATCTACAGATGCAGTGTCTCTTCTTCGGAGGTGGACAGTGGAACTTATAAAATAGGAGATTGGTTAAAAGTgggttcttttggtttttttttaagaaaagagggGTGTTGTTTGTaagaaaggtggttttttttaattttttgtgtgtgtgttttttgattttgttttgcttttttatgtgAGCCTTTCCCAATATATGCTTGTTAGAGTAGTACAACAGAGACTAGATTCCTTTAATATGAACAAAATATACTCTTCCCTGTGCTTTGTCTCCAAAATACTCAGCCTGAGATGCACATTCTTCTTAAAACTCCCGAAGACCAAATGGACAGTTTAGTAGtgctgtagaagaaaaaagaggagatgaTCAGACTGCTTTTATTATGCTTCTAACCCTGTATATGATTACAGAACTTTACAGACCAGGGATTAATTTCGCGTACCTTAGTGTGAAAAAAATGAGTTGAAAAGAGACTGCTATCATTCTGTGGTAGAACATAACCTTCACTGACTTGAAATAGCCTCAACCACATTGAGCctatatttgcttttatttttatgtgacaGCATTATGTAAAGAAGCATGTTTGCCTGCACTTGTGTAGCTGTACTTCTACTTGCTTGGATAATCTTTAAACCCATTTACTAAGTTTTATGGTGAGTCACTGGCAAACAGTCCTGAATATCGAAGACTTATCTGTGCCGAGTTTAATATTATCGTCCTCACAATCGAAACAGAAGTAGGAATCTAGTATGCTCGATGTTGTTTAGACCTGTTGTGGTACTTGGTCTCTGGCCCAGAAAATTTACAGTCTAAATAGACTAGCTGGGGGATATGGAGACAAGCTGTTCTACTGAGAGCTTTTCAGTGCCATAAAAGATTTGGCTAAAATCATTCAGTTTTCAAGATTTCTTTGCCTTAAGAAGTTTTGAAGCAAATTCAATTTCTTACTTCCGATTACTGTGTTGGTTTACTTCCCCTACCAAATTACATATTTTTGCAACAATTTTTTATTGGAGGTGAGAAATCAGGTTTTGTTCAAGCGTCTGTGTGTCTTTCACTCAAAAGACCTATACAATTCAGGGAAACAGGTTATGGTGGAAAAAATTGTTAGGAAGTATGGCCAGATGCATAGGAATTACTAAGATAGATAGAGGGGAGACTCTTCGGTTGCAAgaatttcagaagtaaaaatTTATAACGTTAATGTATGTATAGGTAAACTGAAATTGGAATACCAATAATTTTCTTGAAGGCTTGCCATCTGAAGACAGAAACCATTACCTATGAAGAGAAGGAACAGCAGCTGGTCAACGACTGTGTCAAAGAGCTTCGTGAGTATCCAGGCCGTATCTCACAATGGCAAAATGGTATTTGAAATACTTAGTGCCTACACTGTCTTAGTTATCCCTGAATCAAAAAATGAGCTTCAGTAATTTATGCCAATTATTCAAGACTTGCTCTTTACCCAAGTGCAATATTGTTTCTGTATTTCATCAGGTTTCACGCTGGCATTCAATTTCAGGTATGTGTACTGTgtttagagagagaaaatgaacacaaaatcTAATGTAAACACATAAACCTCCTAAGCTGAAGCTTACAGGCACTGGAAAACCAACAAGATACACATCTTGTATAGAGTATTCAGCACACTTGACACTGAAATGCATCATTGCGTAGGCTCTTAAATGCTTATTCTAAATTACTACATATCTATGAACatattagtttatttttaaaatatatattatgaattaaagcatttaaattgTCCAGTGTTTTAATTTGTCTAGGACAGTTGTCCATATTTGCTTTGGGGACTACTTATTTGCAAAGAATGGCAGCTACTCTTATACAAATGCATGTTAAGTATTCTGAAACAATGAGGaacaatccttttttttgtgATTGTGCAACCTGGTGGTACAATTCTTTATCTGTAGTCATTTGATGTGTGCTACTTCCTTTGTGCATAATAACCTTAAGcttatattttaagattttttttttctgtacaaccACCATAAAGAAGACTGGGTTGCTGCTTGATTTTACTTGTTCCAGATGACATAAAATACTATGAATTGATACTTAGTTAGTTATTAATTTAGTCCGTTCCCTCTGAGAAAATATATATCCTTTGCAAATAGAAGTTATTTCATATAAGCTTTCCTATTTTCCGTCAATGAGAATGTCTGTGAGTTCTGTTTTGTGCAATTCTATAGAACATACAGGCATACTAGGTAATTTAGACTCTCAGAAAGAATCTTCTCCCAAAGGATGTCTAGTCTACAGCTTTAAGATTTGTATCTTCTGGAAAAAGGTGTCTGACTGTGAGCTTAAATGTCCACAGGCCCATGGGCAGGACCTTGTTCTGCAGTAAATCAGTGAGGTACAATAATCACTAAATTTGTAGTGTGACCTTTATGCAAGATTGATCAGACTTAATTATGACTTTGCCATGCTTTCAGGGCAAGTATACAAGCAAGACTaactgcataaaaatattttggctttttgaGTTGCTTTGTTATCTCACTTGAACTGCttgctcagggaaaaaaagaaactggaaattgTATGCAGTGGGTCTCTGGAGAATAGATAGTGACCGGAAACAAGAGCTAAATAGGTGTATGTTTCGCTTGACAAGGTCTGACAAAATGCCTTTGCTTACAGAGAATGGTAGTTAATAACAAGATCAATTCAGAGCCTGACTTCTTCAGCATATTCCAAGTCTGGCCTTGGTCATGAGCCTGTATGACCAATGTCATTTGACATTGTTTACAGCAGCTTACCTTGGATTTTATTATGGTCATTTCACGTACCTGTGAGATATGTATTTCAGGTTCTGCATACTTAGCTCTTAATATTGAATTTGCATTTGAAGTTaactctctttctcctcctccccacggTCTCTCTTTATCTTTTCCTTACGGGTGTTCTAAGGCACCCACTCTTATGTACTATGAATTGATTTCCCAAGAGTATTGGTCATTTTGCAGGTTGTGGTTGACTTTCACTGatcttttttgggttttgggtttcatttggtttgtttttttgtcatGTGTTGGGAAAAGACGTCTACCTGAGTTCCTTTTATGTTTTGTAGGGCAAACAAATGCTCAAATTTCCAGAATAACAGAGGAGTTGTCAGAGAAGAGTGAGGAGTTGGTTCGCTACCAGGAAGAGATCTCATCCCTCTTGTCTCAGATTGTTGAGCTTCAACATAAACTCAAAGAAGTAAGGGAATGCTGATGAAGAGTGTAAcgcgcacgtgtgtgtgtgtgtgtgtgcgcgggcGCGCCAGTGCTTACAGCAGGTAAAAATTGACTTGCAAGCCAGGGGGTTGTACTGCAAGGGAGTGGCTGTTTCAGGAAAGTATGGCAGAGAATCAACTCTCGGGGAAACTGGCTGAGAAAATGATGAGCACCTTTTTGTGCTTTCAGCATGTGATTGAAAAGGAGGAGCTGAAACTTCACTTACAAGCTTCCAAAGATGCTCAGAGACAACTGACAGCAGAGGTACTTAAGGCTTCTTTGTATATACTTTAGATAAATGTTTGGAATACaatacaagagaaagaaaagtaagagAATGGGAactattgctttttaattatgtagggcttttcatttttcattgtggTTGGAGTCATATGATTGGaggaaaagaataattatttttatttaagtctacacaaatatttttgtagttCACAGGAGTATGAAAGGCAAAGAAGGTGTTCCAAGTAGGGAGGTATTACTATTCTTAGTAGTTATGAGAAAAAGAATGGTTTAGTGTGAATATTACTGATTATATCAACAATACTGTAGCTCATTAGATTTTAAGGAagttcttttttttgcttcttttgcatCAGCAGTTACTGTATTTGCAGAGTTTTTCGATGTATTTTCCTTTGGATTTTGTcatactttttcctcttctgagtcTTAATTTGGACTTCATGGTTCACCACTAAAATCGGTGTGGGTGCTACGCTGACCGTTGTCCATTTCAGATGTTGGTATGTGCTGTGCAGTTGGAAAAATATTACAGTGTTGAATCAGTCAATGTAGGTTTCTGTATGAGTTAATTCAGtttcattctgtcttttctttgaaaCTTACTGGTATCACGTGATggcctcttttctctttcagctacATGAGTTGCAGGATCGGAATGCAGAGTGTCTAGGGATGTTGCACGAATCACAAGAAGAAGTGAAGTTGCTGCGCAGCAGAGCCAGCTCTGTTGCTTGTCTCTGCCACCCCCAGCCACATGGAGCATTTCCTGTGGTAATAAATACCGCTCGCATGGCGTACACCTACCAGCACACATGGCCTGTAGTAGCGTACAACTGTATGAGTAAAACAGCCATtacaggagctgcagcaggaacTATTTTGTAGTAGGCAAAAGAGCTATCTAATGGTTTTTCAATTCTTTAATGTGTACACTTCTGAGAGTTTTATGTATTAGGAAATTAACCATTCACTTGCCACATTGTGATactaaaactatttttcctttttgtatgcCTTTTCTGTTAAATAAGGGAGTTGGCATGTTCTACAGCTAGTGCTCAGTTGTGCTAGTATATTGTTCAATGTTGATGTGAATTTTATAACTTGACAGCGTTTCTTTAAGAAACAAAGCATCTTTTCAAGAGttcaaagagtatttttttttcctttatgtagtTTATGATGTAATTTGATGTCCTTATTTTGTGAGATCAGAAATGCATGACCTTAGACTGATTGCCAGAGATTACTATATCAATGGAAAAGGGTTAAaggcatttgttttcctcttcttattAGTGTCAGGTATGTTCTGATTACTGTGCTCTCAAAAATTTCTGGACTGTGCTGGGAATTTGTcaggttttggttggttgttctGTGTATACAGAATCCCTCATGTACGTGTTTGGCCTTGTAGGAAGTGCTCTTACAATTGTAGCTTAACTTAAGAAACCAACAAAAAGAGTACCAAGAAAAAGCAGATGTAGCTAATGAAAACTGGTTATACAGACGTGTAGTTATGGTGGAAAACTCCCCCCATGCCCTTCCTTCAGAGACCGAAGGGTTTGTCTGAATCGTACTGATACCAGGGAAACAAATGGAGATTTTTTGAGTACTTTTTTAGGAATGTTTTCTGCTAAAATTGTTAGGAGGAAGACTTGAATCTAGTTTGTCGACTCTTctggctttcatttttctctagGATTCCCTTGCAGCAGAAATTGAAGGGACAATGCGGAAGGAATTGAATCAGGGTGATGAATCTGTTCTCTCCAAGCAAAAGTATGTTTTCAGCTCTCTATGTgctatttcaatatttttccatACGGTTGTATTAAGTAAGGTGAAACTGATTTCTGGAAATCTATAAATGTGAATGTTCCCTCTATAATAAGTTTTCTACGTAACttaataaaaaaagctttgtagTATTTGGTAATCTTTTCAACTTTGAAACCTACTATTCTTATTTGATTGTATGAGAAAGTTGGGAATTTGCTAAAAGGATGttatttcattctttaatttGTGAGATTTTTGATGCAAATGCTTTGATGCACAGCACTAGTTTTATCCCTTTTAATGCTTATAGAAAAATTCTCAGGCAAATGAAATTACAGCTGAAAGATTGATAACAGTTTCCAAAGCCCTGAAGACCTGTTCCTGGATCTCTTACTTCTGagcaagaaataataaattaaatatatgcttCAGAaagtatatataaattaaataaataaaatatatgctcCTGAACGTTCTCAATAGAGGTTCTCAATAGAGGTTCAGGTCTTTCAGGTCGAAGTAAGTGGCAATTCTCATATTTAATAGCGTAGTACTCCTAAAAACATGAGTGCCTTAGGCAATCATGTTTTTCTGGGCTTAAGTCTTTTTAGTCAGGTCTCTGCAGACTTTTGACAGTCTGTTGTTCAGAGTTTTTTCTTCATTATATCTTTTTCAATATGCTTCTGAAAACCAtatttgtttgcttgtctttTCTGCAGGGGTCAACAGAAACGAGTATTTGACACTGTCAAGGTTGCTAATGTCACTCGTGGCCgctcctcttcctttcctgcccCATTGCCAATCCCTGGCTCTAACCGGCCAAGTGCTGTTATGACAGCAAAGCCCTTCCAGTCTGGTGTACACCAGTTGGAAAGCCATACACGGATGAACCAGAGGAGCAGCTCTGAGAAGAATTTGAAGTAGGAAACACAGCCTGTTATCTTCTTTCTAAACTAACTGATTCAAAACTAAGTCGAGACTGGACCTCTTCTGTGTAAGAGAGAAATAGTTAATTTAATGGCGTTAATATCTATTATTATTTGATGTTTCTCACAGAGACACTCATAATCCTGGCCAGCCGGGAACCCCTGGAGACAATGACTTAGTCACAGCTCTGCACAGGCTCTCCCTCCGTCGTCAGAACTACCTGAGTGAGAAGCAGTTCTTTGAGGAGGATTGGGAGcgaaaaatgcatttgctggcTGAGCAGAAAGAAGGGGCTAGTGGCTGTAGTACGCCGACAGAAAGCTGTTTTTCCCTGGGTACAAACGCAGAATTCACTGATCTCTCTGCCAGCTCTAGTAATCTCCGTGTCCTCCTACCAGAAAAATTGCAAATTGTCAAACCCATTGAAGGTAAGAGGATGATCTTCCTTCTCTCATCAGCAGAAAAGGATTTTACATTAATTTGCCAACTAAATAATCGTTGCTGTGTGTATAGCTAGGTATGATATGCAGTAAGGGAAGCAGTAGTATTTGGTAGGCTACGTGCCAACTAGCTCATCAGTATCACTTTCTACTTGTCTTTCTTATATGGTGCTAAGTGTTAGGCTTTTTCTTGGCATTGCCATCCAAGTGCATCATGTGTATCACAACGTTGGCACCAGTTGGCTGGAGTTGTTTTGATGATGAATTCTTGTAACTCAGTACAATAGTAGGTAATGGCTCTCTGGGACTCTTCTCTTCTGTCACACCAGGATCTCAGACCCTTTTTCATTGGCAGCAGCTTGCTCGACCCAACCTAGGCACCATTCTTGACCCAAGGCCAGGTGTTGTTACAAAAGGTTTTACCCCTCTGTCTGATGATACTGTGTACCACATCTCTGACTTGGAGGAGGATGATGAGGAAGAAGGTGAAGGAGGTATAACATTTCAAGTGCAACAGTCCTTCCCGGAGGAAAAGAAATGTACAGTGGCAAAGCCAGTGGCAGGGATTTTCCTGCCACCTATTACTTCAGCAGCAGTACCACTCACCGGTAAGAAGCATGGTTAGTGTTTTATCCTCTTTTGATTTTGCAGTGTCTTTTTCTCAATGGGAAGTATTTGACCTTGCAACAATGTTGTCTTCGCTGTCTTTGttctttacttaaaaagaaaaaaatcggCAGTGATAACAACATTATCTTAAACTTTGCTTTGATTAGTTCTTATCTGTCTGTATTTTTACCCTCAATGGATGTAAATTTTCCACGTTGCAGCCTCGAATCCGGGGAAGTGTCTGTCTTCCACAAATTCCACATTTACCTTTACTACCTGTAGGATCCTTCACCCAACTGATGTCACTCAAGTTACTCCCAGGTATGATGACTGCTGACATCCTAAATGTTGCTACATAGGATTAAACAGTTGCTTTCTGGCTTCTGGTATATGGaccagttttaaaaaataccaagGCAGCTAGGTAACACATGGAATGTTACTCATACAAATAGTTGTTGTTACAAAAGGGAAACTTGAAATCCTCTAGAGTGAGAGTTAAAACAGGTTAGGGTAACCTAAATTAAGTAAATTTATACTCTTAAATAGCAAATGCCTTGTATCATATacctattgtaaaaaaaaaaatactgtttctatgatagtttttttttctgattctgtcataattttttaaaactaagttATTAATGGACATCTATGTTGATATTCTGTCTAATACAGTATAGGTGGCCACAGAAGGTAAATTCATTGGTACTTACACCAAAACCTCTCTGTCAACCTAGTATCTtctaaatattttgcagaacaatAATTTTGAATCTACTAAAGCTGAAACTGCTAATAGCAATAGTTTACTTTTTCTCAAGCCTTCTATGTACTAAAGGGCAAATATAGAGCAGAGCAGGTATAAAGATGTCTAATGTGTGCatcttctctgtttcatttttattttatttcagctccATGGGTGcctcattttcacttggaaatACTGGCAGCAGTATTGGAAACCCAGTAGCGAGCACTCCAGCCATTTCTTACAGGCTTAATATTGGAGAATTTCTCACCAATAGAAGAGATTCAACTACTACTTTCAGCAGCACGAGCAGCCTGGCTAAACTTTTGCAAGAACGAGGCATCTCTGCCAAGGTTTACGATAGCCCCGTATTAGAAAAACTGCCTTTGCTACAGCCCCCTCGAACTCTCCCCATTCCTTCTACTCCACCAAATTCTCCCTCGCGTTCACCTTGTCCTTCCCCTCCACTATTTGAGCCTCGAGTGCATCACTCAGAAAATTTCCTAGCTTCGCGACCAGCAGAAACATTCTTGCAAGAAATGTATGGCCTAAAGCCCTCCCGTAACGCTTCAGACGTGGGCCAGCTGAAGATGAACCTAGTGGACAGACTGAAGAGGCTGGGTATTGCCAGGGTGATCAAGCCCCCCGAGACACAGGACCGCAGGAAGAATCAGGGGCCAGAGGTTAGCTTGCGGAGGCAGGACTCGGCTGTGTTTTTAAATGCAGGTAGCAACTTAATGGCAGGACTGAGAAGAAACCAGAGTCTTCCAGCCATGGTTGGAGCATTGGGAGCTCCAGTTTGCACGCAGTCATCAAAAATGGATATCCTAAAGG
Protein-coding sequences here:
- the TRAK2 gene encoding trafficking kinesin-binding protein 2 isoform X2, giving the protein MNFDHRGLESISDVCSSEDLPEVELVSMLEEQLPDYKLRVDSLYLYENQDWIQSPACHGRLPEIASPVRDEEPFRYMTLIELPSSSLAGSHKFAQVLGTDKVEQKTYSDADMVKHLLAEKDRDLELAARIGQALLKRNHLLTEQNEALEEQLGQTLDRVNQLQHELSKKDDLLRIVSIASEESETDSSCSTPLRFNESFNVSHDLLQLDVLQDKLRELEEENLALRSKACHLKTETITYEEKEQQLVNDCVKELREYPGRISQWQNGQTNAQISRITEELSEKSEELVRYQEEISSLLSQIVELQHKLKEHVIEKEELKLHLQASKDAQRQLTAELHELQDRNAECLGMLHESQEEVKLLRSRASSVACLCHPQPHGAFPVDSLAAEIEGTMRKELNQGDESVLSKQKGQQKRVFDTVKVANVTRGRSSSFPAPLPIPGSNRPSAVMTAKPFQSGVHQLESHTRMNQRSSSEKNLKDTHNPGQPGTPGDNDLVTALHRLSLRRQNYLSEKQFFEEDWERKMHLLAEQKEGASGCSTPTESCFSLGTNAEFTDLSASSSNLRVLLPEKLQIVKPIEGSQTLFHWQQLARPNLGTILDPRPGVVTKGFTPLSDDTVYHISDLEEDDEEEGEGGITFQVQQSFPEEKKCTVAKPVAGIFLPPITSAAVPLTASNPGKCLSSTNSTFTFTTCRILHPTDVTQVTPSSMGASFSLGNTGSSIGNPVASTPAISYRLNIGEFLTNRRDSTTTFSSTSSLAKLLQERGISAKVYDSPVLEKLPLLQPPRTLPIPSTPPNSPSRSPCPSPPLFEPRVHHSENFLASRPAETFLQEMYGLKPSRNASDVGQLKMNLVDRLKRLGIARVIKPPETQDRRKNQGPEVSLRRQDSAVFLNAGSNLMAGLRRNQSLPAMVGALGAPVCTQSSKMDILKED
- the TRAK2 gene encoding trafficking kinesin-binding protein 2 isoform X4 codes for the protein MNFDHRGLESISDVCSSEDLPEVELVSMLEEQLPDYKLRVDSLYLYENQDWIQSPACHGRLPEIASPVRDEEPFRYMTLIELPSSSLAGSHKFAQVLGTDKVEQKTYSDADMVKHLLAEKDRDLELAARIGQALLKRNHLLTEQNEALEEQLGQTLDRVNQLQHELSKKDDLLRIVSIASEESETDSSCSTPLRFNESFNVSHDLLQLDVLQDKLRELEEENLALRSKACHLKTETITYEEKEQQLVNDCVKELRQTNAQISRITEELSEKSEELVRYQEEISSLLSQIVELQHKLKEHVIEKEELKLHLQASKDAQRQLTAELHELQDRNAECLGMLHESQEEVKLLRSRASSVACLCHPQPHGAFPVDSLAAEIEGTMRKELNQGDESVLSKQKGQQKRVFDTVKVANVTRGRSSSFPAPLPIPGSNRPSAVMTAKPFQSGVHQLESHTRMNQRSSSEKNLKDTHNPGQPGTPGDNDLVTALHRLSLRRQNYLSEKQFFEEDWERKMHLLAEQKEGASGCSTPTESCFSLGTNAEFTDLSASSSNLRVLLPEKLQIVKPIEGSQTLFHWQQLARPNLGTILDPRPGVVTKGFTPLSDDTVYHISDLEEDDEEEGEGGITFQVQQSFPEEKKCTVAKPVAGIFLPPITSAAVPLTASNPGKCLSSTNSTFTFTTCRILHPTDVTQVTPSSMGASFSLGNTGSSIGNPVASTPAISYRLNIGEFLTNRRDSTTTFSSTSSLAKLLQERGISAKVYDSPVLEKLPLLQPPRTLPIPSTPPNSPSRSPCPSPPLFEPRVHHSENFLASRPAETFLQEMYGLKPSRNASDVGQLKMNLVDRLKRLGIARVIKPPETQDRRKNQGPEVSLRRQDSAVFLNAGSNLMAGLRRNQSLPAMVGALGAPVCTQSSKMDILKED
- the TRAK2 gene encoding trafficking kinesin-binding protein 2 isoform X7, which produces MNFDHRGLESISDVCSSEDLPEVELVSMLEEQLPDYKLRVDSLYLYENQDWIQSPACHGRLPEIASPVRDEEPFRYMILGTDKVEQKTYSDADMVKHLLAEKDRDLELAARIGQALLKRNHLLTEQNEALEEQLGQTLDRVNQLQHELSKKDDLLRIVSIASEESETDSSCSTPLRFNESFNVSHDLLQLDVLQDKLRELEEENLALRSKACHLKTETITYEEKEQQLVNDCVKELRQTNAQISRITEELSEKSEELVRYQEEISSLLSQIVELQHKLKEHVIEKEELKLHLQASKDAQRQLTAELHELQDRNAECLGMLHESQEEVKLLRSRASSVACLCHPQPHGAFPVDSLAAEIEGTMRKELNQGDESVLSKQKGQQKRVFDTVKVANVTRGRSSSFPAPLPIPGSNRPSAVMTAKPFQSGVHQLESHTRMNQRSSSEKNLKDTHNPGQPGTPGDNDLVTALHRLSLRRQNYLSEKQFFEEDWERKMHLLAEQKEGASGCSTPTESCFSLGTNAEFTDLSASSSNLRVLLPEKLQIVKPIEGSQTLFHWQQLARPNLGTILDPRPGVVTKGFTPLSDDTVYHISDLEEDDEEEGEGGITFQVQQSFPEEKKCTVAKPVAGIFLPPITSAAVPLTASNPGKCLSSTNSTFTFTTCRILHPTDVTQVTPSSMGASFSLGNTGSSIGNPVASTPAISYRLNIGEFLTNRRDSTTTFSSTSSLAKLLQERGISAKVYDSPVLEKLPLLQPPRTLPIPSTPPNSPSRSPCPSPPLFEPRVHHSENFLASRPAETFLQEMYGLKPSRNASDVGQLKMNLVDRLKRLGIARVIKPPETQDRRKNQGPEVSLRRQDSAVFLNAGSNLMAGLRRNQSLPAMVGALGAPVCTQSSKMDILKED
- the TRAK2 gene encoding trafficking kinesin-binding protein 2 isoform X1 gives rise to the protein MNFDHRGLESISDVCSSEDLPEVELVSMLEEQLPDYKLRVDSLYLYENQDWIQSPACHGRLPEIASPVRDEEPFRYMTLIELPSSSLAGSHKFAQVLGTDKVEQKTYSDADMVKHLLAEKDRDLELAARIGQALLKRNHLLTEQNEALEEQLGQTLDRVNQLQHELSKKDDLLRIVSIASEESETDSSCSTPLRFNESFNVSHDLLQLDVLQDKLRELEEENLALRSKACHLKTETITYEEKEQQLVNDCVKELREYPGRISQWQNGQTNAQISRITEELSEKSEELVRYQEEISSLLSQIVELQHKLKEHVIEKEELKLHLQASKDAQRQLTAELHELQDRNAECLGMLHESQEEVKLLRSRASSVACLCHPQPHGAFPVDSLAAEIEGTMRKELNQGDESVLSKQKGQQKRVFDTVKVANVTRGRSSSFPAPLPIPGSNRPSAVMTAKPFQSGVHQLESHTRMNQRSSSEKNLKDTHNPGQPGTPGDNDLVTALHRLSLRRQNYLSEKQFFEEDWERKMHLLAEQKEGASGCSTPTESCFSLGTNAEFTDLSASSSNLRVLLPEKLQIVKPIEGSQTLFHWQQLARPNLGTILDPRPGVVTKGFTPLSDDTVYHISDLEEDDEEEGEGGITFQVQQSFPEEKKCTVAKPVAGIFLPPITSAAVPLTGKKHASNPGKCLSSTNSTFTFTTCRILHPTDVTQVTPSSMGASFSLGNTGSSIGNPVASTPAISYRLNIGEFLTNRRDSTTTFSSTSSLAKLLQERGISAKVYDSPVLEKLPLLQPPRTLPIPSTPPNSPSRSPCPSPPLFEPRVHHSENFLASRPAETFLQEMYGLKPSRNASDVGQLKMNLVDRLKRLGIARVIKPPETQDRRKNQGPEVSLRRQDSAVFLNAGSNLMAGLRRNQSLPAMVGALGAPVCTQSSKMDILKED
- the TRAK2 gene encoding trafficking kinesin-binding protein 2 isoform X3; amino-acid sequence: MNFDHRGLESISDVCSSEDLPEVELVSMLEEQLPDYKLRVDSLYLYENQDWIQSPACHGRLPEIASPVRDEEPFRYMTLIELPSSSLAGSHKFAQVLGTDKVEQKTYSDADMVKHLLAEKDRDLELAARIGQALLKRNHLLTEQNEALEEQLGQTLDRVNQLQHELSKKDDLLRIVSIASEESETDSSCSTPLRFNESFNVSHDLLQLDVLQDKLRELEEENLALRSKACHLKTETITYEEKEQQLVNDCVKELRQTNAQISRITEELSEKSEELVRYQEEISSLLSQIVELQHKLKEHVIEKEELKLHLQASKDAQRQLTAELHELQDRNAECLGMLHESQEEVKLLRSRASSVACLCHPQPHGAFPVDSLAAEIEGTMRKELNQGDESVLSKQKGQQKRVFDTVKVANVTRGRSSSFPAPLPIPGSNRPSAVMTAKPFQSGVHQLESHTRMNQRSSSEKNLKDTHNPGQPGTPGDNDLVTALHRLSLRRQNYLSEKQFFEEDWERKMHLLAEQKEGASGCSTPTESCFSLGTNAEFTDLSASSSNLRVLLPEKLQIVKPIEGSQTLFHWQQLARPNLGTILDPRPGVVTKGFTPLSDDTVYHISDLEEDDEEEGEGGITFQVQQSFPEEKKCTVAKPVAGIFLPPITSAAVPLTGKKHASNPGKCLSSTNSTFTFTTCRILHPTDVTQVTPSSMGASFSLGNTGSSIGNPVASTPAISYRLNIGEFLTNRRDSTTTFSSTSSLAKLLQERGISAKVYDSPVLEKLPLLQPPRTLPIPSTPPNSPSRSPCPSPPLFEPRVHHSENFLASRPAETFLQEMYGLKPSRNASDVGQLKMNLVDRLKRLGIARVIKPPETQDRRKNQGPEVSLRRQDSAVFLNAGSNLMAGLRRNQSLPAMVGALGAPVCTQSSKMDILKED